One Candidatus Hydrogenedentota bacterium DNA segment encodes these proteins:
- a CDS encoding sodium:solute symporter family protein, translating into LMGTSLGRDFLERGALNLKNERHTVLLARSGIALSVIVTLFLAWVLPGSVVAVATASFSGLCAASFLPLYVGGMYWRRMTRTGAIASLFVGFCVSLFWFGFVQMPGGRNPAVLSFFLLNRPTILENPLLGIYWKWVEALIVALPISALTAFTVSLITRPESSEHLDKCFGKYKSHN; encoded by the coding sequence ACTTGATGGGCACCTCTCTAGGCAGAGACTTCCTAGAACGGGGCGCCTTAAACCTAAAGAATGAGCGGCATACAGTTCTTTTGGCACGTTCCGGTATTGCATTATCGGTGATTGTTACCCTGTTTCTTGCGTGGGTACTTCCCGGCAGCGTTGTTGCAGTGGCCACGGCGAGTTTCTCCGGATTGTGTGCAGCGTCATTCCTACCGCTATATGTGGGCGGCATGTATTGGCGGCGTATGACTCGAACCGGGGCTATCGCCAGCCTTTTCGTTGGGTTTTGTGTCAGTTTATTTTGGTTCGGTTTTGTACAAATGCCCGGAGGACGCAACCCTGCCGTATTGTCATTCTTTTTATTGAATCGCCCGACAATACTTGAGAATCCTCTGCTCGGTATTTATTGGAAATGGGTGGAAGCTTTGATTGTGGCACTGCCAATTTCTGCATTGACGGCTTTCACAGTCAGCTTGATAACCCGTCCGGAATCATCCGAACACCTTGACAAGTGCTTTGGCAAATACAAGTCGCACAACTAA